In a single window of the Planctomycetia bacterium genome:
- a CDS encoding cyclase family protein — translation MSKLYDITPPITPNLAVWPGDTPPSREVLLDIDRGHNITLSTLRATVHLGAHADGPNHYGKNAPAIHERSLDYYLGPCQLIRVDVPRGTRIMPDQVKAKIAAPRILFATGAYPDPTIWNEDFAALSPQLIDMLAAKGVITVGIDTPSVDLFSSKDLPSHHAILKHDMAILEGLVLKNVPEGRYELIALPLPLVNFDASPVRAVLREV, via the coding sequence ATGTCAAAGCTCTACGACATCACTCCGCCCATCACGCCGAACCTCGCCGTCTGGCCTGGCGACACACCGCCCTCGCGAGAAGTCCTCCTCGACATCGACCGCGGCCACAACATCACCCTCTCCACACTCCGCGCCACCGTCCATCTCGGCGCCCACGCCGACGGCCCGAATCACTACGGCAAGAATGCCCCCGCCATCCACGAGCGCTCGTTGGACTACTACCTCGGCCCCTGTCAGCTCATCCGCGTCGATGTCCCGCGCGGCACGCGCATCATGCCCGATCAGGTGAAGGCGAAAATCGCCGCCCCGCGCATCCTCTTCGCCACCGGCGCCTATCCCGACCCGACCATTTGGAACGAAGACTTCGCCGCCCTATCCCCGCAGCTCATCGACATGCTCGCAGCCAAAGGCGTCATCACCGTCGGCATCGACACCCCCAGTGTTGACTTGTTCTCCTCCAAAGACCTCCCGTCCCACCACGCGATTCTCAAACACGACATGGCCATCCTCGAAGGCCTCGTGCTCAAAAACGTCCCCGAAGGCCGCTACGAACTCATCGCCCTCCCGCTCCCCCTCGTCAACTTCGACGCCAGCCCCGTCCGCGCCGTCCTTCGCGAAGTGTAG
- a CDS encoding aspartate-semialdehyde dehydrogenase, with translation MKPNIAILGATGAVGQEFLQILGERDFPVGTLRLLASSRSAGTKVPFRGQTLTVEEVGPKSFDGIDIALFSAGASSSREWAPVATKAGARVVDNSSAFRMDAGVPLVVPEVNPTAIGDAKVIANPNCSTIIMNVAVWPLHQTNKVKRAVIATYQAASGAGYQAMMELENQSRDILAGKPAQPKVLPHQVAFNVFSHNSAVGEDGYNIEETKMIHETHKIFGDSSIAITVTCVRVPVMRAHSEAINLTFERPMKADEVRRILSGAPGVKIVDDREKNYFPMPIDASGKDDVLVGRIRQDVSQPDGRGIELFVSGDQLRKGAALNAVQIAELLVRN, from the coding sequence ATGAAACCCAACATTGCCATACTCGGGGCGACCGGGGCGGTCGGTCAGGAATTTCTGCAAATCCTCGGTGAGCGCGACTTTCCCGTTGGGACGCTGCGGCTGTTGGCCTCGTCTCGGTCGGCGGGGACGAAGGTGCCTTTTCGCGGGCAGACGCTGACGGTCGAGGAGGTCGGGCCGAAGAGCTTCGACGGGATCGACATTGCGCTTTTCTCGGCCGGGGCATCATCGAGTCGCGAGTGGGCGCCGGTTGCGACGAAGGCCGGGGCGCGGGTGGTGGATAACAGCTCGGCGTTTCGGATGGACGCGGGGGTGCCGCTGGTCGTGCCGGAGGTGAACCCGACGGCGATCGGGGATGCGAAGGTGATCGCCAACCCGAATTGCTCGACGATCATCATGAACGTGGCGGTGTGGCCGCTGCACCAGACGAATAAGGTGAAGCGAGCTGTGATCGCGACTTATCAGGCGGCGAGCGGGGCGGGCTATCAGGCGATGATGGAACTCGAGAACCAGTCGCGGGACATCCTCGCGGGCAAGCCGGCGCAGCCGAAGGTGCTGCCGCATCAGGTGGCGTTCAACGTGTTTTCGCACAACAGCGCCGTGGGCGAGGATGGCTACAACATTGAAGAGACGAAGATGATCCACGAGACGCATAAGATTTTCGGCGACTCGTCCATCGCGATCACGGTGACTTGTGTGCGCGTGCCGGTAATGCGGGCGCACAGCGAGGCGATCAATCTGACGTTTGAGCGGCCGATGAAGGCTGACGAGGTGCGACGGATTCTATCGGGCGCGCCGGGGGTGAAGATCGTCGATGACCGGGAGAAGAATTATTTCCCGATGCCGATTGACGCGTCCGGTAAGGATGACGTGCTGGTGGGCCGGATTCGGCAGGACGTGAGCCAGCCGGACGGCCGGGGGATTGAGCTGTTCGTGAGCGGGGATCAGCTTCGCAAGGGGGCGGCGCTGAACGCGGTGCAGATTGCGGAACTATTGGTAAGAAACTAG
- a CDS encoding type II toxin-antitoxin system VapC family toxin, which yields MILIDTSALYAIINPRDQFHKRASRHLRELRNNEDVSIPQVAMFEMMGHLTRLQGNREHCHRQRLAGLKSLYEFGWPVTFHEQIDYENAERWWQEYADWPIDFPDAIIVASARRVGASRIWTHDLDFPRLLSKVAPEIEAIGSGFSDWN from the coding sequence GTGATTCTCATAGACACGTCAGCCTTGTATGCAATCATAAATCCGCGGGATCAGTTTCATAAACGTGCAAGCCGACATTTGCGCGAACTTAGGAACAACGAGGATGTCTCGATTCCGCAGGTCGCGATGTTCGAGATGATGGGGCATCTGACACGACTTCAAGGAAACCGAGAGCATTGTCATCGTCAGCGTCTAGCCGGCCTGAAATCCCTTTATGAATTTGGCTGGCCTGTTACTTTCCATGAGCAAATTGACTATGAGAACGCCGAACGGTGGTGGCAGGAGTATGCAGACTGGCCCATTGATTTTCCAGACGCGATTATCGTAGCAAGTGCGCGTCGAGTCGGGGCGTCCCGCATTTGGACTCACGACCTTGATTTTCCACGCCTGCTGTCCAAAGTCGCGCCTGAGATTGAGGCAATCGGTTCGGGATTTAGCGATTGGAATTGA
- a CDS encoding HDIG domain-containing protein, which yields MTRDEAWKILCEHVQSDSLRKHMLAVEAAMRHYAGLLGGDVEQWGMAGLLHDFDYEKWTEAPEHTREGAKILRERGVDEEIVGAMLSHAEWNLDEYPRDRPIRKALFAVDELCGFIMAAALVRPTRLEGMEPAGIKKKMKTPSFAAAVKREDITSGAESLGISLEEHIHNCIDAMKSVAGPLGLTTAG from the coding sequence ATGACCCGCGACGAGGCGTGGAAGATTCTTTGCGAGCACGTGCAGTCGGATTCGCTGCGCAAGCATATGCTCGCGGTGGAGGCGGCGATGCGGCACTATGCCGGGCTGCTGGGGGGCGACGTCGAGCAATGGGGAATGGCCGGGCTGCTGCACGATTTTGACTACGAGAAATGGACCGAGGCGCCGGAGCACACGCGCGAGGGGGCGAAGATCCTTCGTGAGCGCGGCGTCGATGAGGAGATCGTCGGGGCGATGCTCTCGCACGCCGAGTGGAACCTGGACGAGTACCCACGGGATCGGCCGATTCGCAAGGCGCTCTTCGCGGTGGACGAGCTTTGCGGGTTCATCATGGCGGCGGCGCTGGTGAGGCCGACGCGGCTGGAGGGCATGGAGCCCGCAGGAATCAAGAAGAAGATGAAGACGCCTTCATTCGCTGCGGCGGTGAAGCGTGAGGACATCACATCGGGGGCGGAGAGCCTGGGCATTTCGCTGGAAGAGCACATCCACAACTGCATCGACGCGATGAAATCGGTGGCCGGACCGTTGGGCCTGACAACGGCGGGCTGA
- a CDS encoding M1 family metallopeptidase: MTRIGVCRSIVVFVFCLSAGVHSSVGQERKLHFAADRPVDMKHIRLDLRVNLEKEHVDARATLDMAALRDVSHIKLDAVGFETKGVTVSIEGGQPQKCDFDNDGQKITLNLPEPLPRGRSVQATIDYALQSPESGLHFYGPTEGDPDAPRIVWSQGESITNRYWVPCFDHPNEMQTTEIVATVDDPNIAISNGKLLEEKKNADGSKTFHWLQDKPHVVYLMTLVVGEFYSETETWRGKPVSYHVRPKFKDKIKNSFGNTTKMLDFFSDRIGVEYPWDKYAQVCCYNFGGGMENTSATTLMEGTLHDDRAHLDGDSDGLVAHELAHQWWGDLLTCRDWAHIWLNEGFATYFEALWDEHHNGPDEFAINMHRKAGGAIGGGRDKPIVWPGYKDPDEQFDSRAYPKGAWVVHMIRRRLGDEMFWKAINLYTTRNRHQNVETIDLRRAIEDASGESFGRFFYDWTERPGCPDVKVSYRWQAEDGLAAITIEQRQKDEAFIFPMKLEFRFAETDEPYVFTQEVTEKRQQFYLPLKYRPTLMRVDPDMAVLMELTEEKPRDLWVGQLCDDPNPVRRIQAAEHFGKGDRERDVRLLATQLLQEKFWAVQEAIARALGKSEDDEARDALLAGLTIEHPKARRAVVEALGNFRDETKVEAALLKLVQDGDASYRVEAAAISSWADVCQDEPSEMLETLLTRESDGEIIRSAVIEALGRHGEPGVIDLLTEWAEPDKDNRCRAAAVRAIAEAATRIGVDEEAQEFAVETILTCLHRGSRRLQVSALEALGSMGSAAKAALPELDRYAEIGQPRVRTRAAEMAKKIRAGDSTGKGTGELRDEVAKLKKENRRLLDRLEKIEAKLEGHPEPMGTR, encoded by the coding sequence ATGACGCGCATTGGTGTCTGTCGTTCGATCGTCGTTTTCGTTTTTTGTTTATCCGCCGGCGTTCATTCCTCCGTGGGCCAGGAGCGGAAGCTGCACTTCGCCGCCGATCGGCCGGTGGACATGAAGCACATTCGCCTCGACCTGCGGGTGAACCTGGAGAAAGAGCACGTGGACGCGCGGGCGACGCTGGACATGGCGGCGCTGCGCGATGTGTCACACATCAAGCTCGACGCGGTGGGCTTTGAGACGAAGGGCGTGACCGTTTCCATTGAAGGCGGACAGCCGCAGAAATGCGACTTTGACAATGATGGCCAGAAGATCACGCTGAATCTGCCGGAACCGCTGCCGCGCGGTCGCAGCGTGCAGGCGACGATCGACTACGCATTGCAAAGTCCCGAGTCGGGCCTGCACTTCTACGGCCCCACGGAGGGCGACCCCGACGCGCCGCGGATTGTCTGGTCGCAGGGCGAGAGCATCACCAATCGCTATTGGGTGCCCTGCTTCGATCATCCCAATGAGATGCAGACGACGGAGATCGTCGCCACGGTGGACGACCCGAACATTGCCATCAGCAACGGGAAGTTGCTTGAGGAAAAGAAGAACGCCGACGGCAGCAAGACATTCCACTGGTTGCAGGACAAGCCGCACGTTGTATACCTGATGACGCTGGTCGTGGGAGAGTTTTACAGCGAGACCGAGACGTGGCGCGGCAAGCCGGTCAGCTATCACGTGCGGCCGAAGTTCAAGGACAAGATCAAGAACTCCTTCGGTAATACGACGAAGATGCTCGACTTTTTCTCCGACAGGATCGGCGTCGAGTATCCGTGGGATAAGTATGCGCAGGTTTGCTGCTATAACTTCGGCGGCGGCATGGAGAACACCAGCGCGACGACGCTGATGGAGGGCACGCTGCATGACGATCGCGCGCACCTCGACGGAGACAGCGACGGACTTGTGGCGCACGAACTTGCGCATCAATGGTGGGGTGACCTGCTGACCTGCCGCGACTGGGCGCACATCTGGCTGAACGAGGGATTCGCCACCTACTTCGAAGCGCTTTGGGACGAGCACCACAACGGGCCGGATGAGTTCGCAATCAACATGCATCGCAAGGCGGGCGGGGCGATCGGCGGAGGCCGGGACAAGCCGATCGTCTGGCCGGGATACAAGGACCCGGACGAGCAATTCGACAGTCGCGCGTATCCCAAGGGTGCGTGGGTCGTGCACATGATTCGGCGGCGGCTGGGCGACGAGATGTTCTGGAAGGCGATCAACCTTTACACCACGCGCAACCGGCATCAAAACGTGGAGACGATCGATCTGCGCAGGGCGATTGAGGACGCGAGCGGTGAGTCGTTCGGACGATTCTTTTATGACTGGACGGAGCGGCCGGGGTGCCCGGATGTGAAGGTCAGTTACCGGTGGCAGGCGGAGGATGGGCTTGCGGCGATCACGATCGAGCAGCGGCAGAAGGACGAAGCGTTCATATTTCCGATGAAGCTGGAGTTTCGCTTCGCGGAGACGGATGAGCCGTATGTCTTCACGCAGGAGGTGACGGAGAAGCGGCAGCAATTCTATTTGCCGCTCAAGTATCGACCGACCCTGATGCGGGTGGACCCGGACATGGCTGTGCTGATGGAACTGACCGAGGAGAAGCCGCGGGACCTTTGGGTCGGTCAACTTTGTGACGATCCGAATCCTGTCCGGCGGATTCAGGCGGCGGAGCATTTTGGCAAGGGCGACCGGGAGCGGGACGTGCGGCTGCTGGCGACGCAGCTCTTGCAGGAGAAGTTCTGGGCGGTGCAGGAGGCGATTGCCCGGGCGCTGGGCAAGAGCGAGGACGACGAGGCCCGCGACGCGCTATTGGCCGGCTTGACGATCGAGCATCCGAAGGCGCGGCGCGCGGTGGTTGAGGCACTGGGTAATTTCCGCGATGAGACGAAGGTCGAGGCGGCGCTACTCAAGCTGGTGCAGGACGGCGATGCGAGTTATCGCGTGGAGGCGGCGGCCATCAGCTCGTGGGCGGATGTCTGCCAGGACGAGCCTTCGGAGATGCTGGAGACGCTGCTTACGCGGGAGTCGGATGGCGAAATCATCCGGAGTGCCGTTATCGAGGCACTGGGAAGGCACGGCGAGCCGGGGGTGATCGATCTGCTGACAGAATGGGCCGAGCCGGATAAGGACAATCGTTGCCGGGCCGCGGCGGTTCGTGCGATTGCCGAGGCGGCGACGCGGATTGGGGTCGATGAGGAGGCGCAGGAGTTTGCCGTGGAGACGATTCTGACGTGCCTGCATCGGGGATCGCGGCGGCTGCAAGTGTCGGCGCTGGAGGCGCTGGGGAGCATGGGCTCGGCGGCGAAGGCTGCGCTTCCGGAGCTGGACCGGTATGCGGAGATCGGCCAGCCGCGGGTGCGCACTCGGGCGGCGGAGATGGCGAAGAAGATTCGCGCCGGTGATTCGACGGGCAAGGGGACGGGTGAGCTGCGCGACGAGGTGGCGAAGCTGAAAAAGGAAAACCGGCGGCTCCTGGATCGTCTGGAAAAGATCGAGGCGAAGTTGGAAGGGCATCCGGAGCCGATGGGCACGCGGTAG
- a CDS encoding biotin--[acetyl-CoA-carboxylase] ligase — MHLIRLETVDSTNDAAKRLIADGSLTKNVIVIAREQTVGRGTKGRSWLSPRDAGLYFSIVSFDVGPATPDLTTHTLAAGVACAEILIAATGLEIRLKPINDLIAGGGKLGGILVESLVESGRVRALITGIGINTHDADRPLPPDALPPVSLQQLLPAAVFSELNLSELTNGIVDAVRRWQHLVTSGNVETVQRRWQSLCV; from the coding sequence GTGCACCTGATCCGCCTCGAAACCGTCGACTCCACCAACGACGCCGCAAAGCGCCTCATCGCGGACGGCTCGTTAACTAAAAACGTCATCGTCATCGCTCGCGAGCAGACGGTGGGGCGGGGGACGAAGGGACGCTCGTGGCTGTCCCCGCGTGATGCCGGCCTTTACTTCTCAATCGTCTCCTTCGATGTCGGCCCCGCGACACCAGACCTCACAACCCACACCCTCGCCGCTGGCGTCGCCTGTGCCGAAATCCTGATCGCCGCCACGGGCCTCGAAATCCGCCTCAAGCCCATCAACGACCTCATCGCAGGCGGCGGCAAGCTCGGCGGCATTCTCGTTGAGTCGCTGGTGGAGTCCGGCCGCGTCCGCGCCCTCATCACCGGCATCGGCATCAACACGCACGATGCCGATCGCCCGTTGCCGCCGGACGCACTGCCCCCGGTCAGCCTTCAGCAGCTTCTGCCGGCCGCGGTCTTCAGCGAATTGAATCTAAGTGAATTAACAAACGGGATCGTCGATGCTGTCCGCCGGTGGCAACACCTTGTCACCAGTGGAAACGTCGAGACCGTCCAACGTCGTTGGCAGTCGCTTTGCGTGTAA
- a CDS encoding hydroxymethylglutaryl-CoA lyase, with translation MSALPKEVKIVEVGPRDGLQNEPEQIPTDLKLAFIAALAGSGLRAIEATSFVHPKAIPQLADAVDVAGRLPPAEGVTYSALVPNQKGLDRALETGIRRIAVFTAASDSFTKKNINMTVDESLATFAPVVKSALAAGLTVRGYVSTSFVCPYEGNISKDRVLDVTTRLLDMGIDEVAVSDTIGAAAPTDVFETVGHLLKSIPPGKFALHLHDTYGTALANVLAGLQLGITTFDSSAGGLGGCPYAPGASGNLATEDLVYMLDRMGIQCGVNLQTVFEASSIIADKWGRTLPSRQWQRMKAACR, from the coding sequence TTGAGCGCGCTACCGAAGGAAGTGAAGATCGTCGAAGTCGGCCCGCGCGACGGACTGCAAAACGAGCCCGAGCAGATTCCCACGGATTTGAAACTGGCCTTCATCGCCGCCCTCGCCGGTTCTGGCTTGCGGGCAATTGAAGCCACGTCCTTCGTCCACCCCAAGGCAATCCCGCAACTGGCCGACGCGGTCGATGTCGCCGGTCGCCTGCCGCCCGCGGAGGGTGTCACCTACTCGGCACTCGTCCCCAATCAAAAAGGCCTCGATCGGGCCCTGGAGACCGGCATCCGCCGCATCGCCGTCTTCACCGCCGCCTCCGACAGCTTTACGAAGAAAAACATCAACATGACCGTGGACGAGTCGCTCGCCACCTTCGCCCCGGTCGTGAAGTCCGCCCTCGCCGCCGGCCTCACCGTCCGCGGATACGTCTCCACCAGCTTTGTCTGCCCCTACGAAGGGAATATCAGCAAGGATCGCGTCCTCGACGTCACGACCCGACTGCTCGACATGGGCATCGACGAGGTCGCCGTCAGCGACACCATCGGCGCCGCCGCGCCGACCGACGTCTTCGAGACAGTGGGCCACCTGCTAAAGTCCATCCCGCCCGGCAAGTTCGCCCTGCACCTGCACGACACCTATGGTACCGCGCTGGCCAACGTCCTCGCCGGCCTGCAGCTCGGCATCACCACCTTCGACAGTTCCGCCGGCGGCCTCGGCGGCTGCCCCTACGCCCCCGGCGCATCCGGCAACCTCGCCACCGAAGATCTCGTCTACATGCTCGATCGAATGGGCATCCAGTGCGGAGTCAATCTGCAAACGGTATTCGAGGCTTCCAGCATCATCGCCGACAAGTGGGGCCGCACGCTGCCCAGCCGGCAGTGGCAGCGCATGAAAGCCGCCTGCCGATAG
- a CDS encoding acetyl-CoA carboxylase biotin carboxylase subunit — protein sequence MFKKVLIANRGEIACRIAATLQEMGITAVGVYSDPDRRALHVRACDEAYPLPGNTSAETYLRGEKIIELARLHGVDAIHPGYGFLSENEDFAQACHDAGITFIGPSPFVIRDMGDKIIAKDTFTKAGVPVVPGWSGDTAIGIDTLKKESAKIGYPVLIKAAAGGGGKGMRVVPKESDLAAAIEAAQREAGAAFGDSRVFIEKYITNPRHVEIQIFGDTHGNAVHLFERECSVQRRHQKIIEESPSPALSPELRAKMGEAAVAAAKAIGYSNAGTVEFILDQSGNFYFLEVNTRLQVEHPVTEMVTHRDLVRAQLAVALGGKLPFTQVDLKQEGHAIECRIYAEDAARGFLPSIGVLERYIEPRGPGIRIDTGVAQGSEVSVYYDPMLAKLVCWARTREEAIDKTIRALDRYVIMGVTTNVAFLRDVLAHPEFRAGNLHTHFLEQHAIAAAAPGNPPTEALIAAAVAARLGRAAAKASLGAAIAAPGPWESAGRWRGP from the coding sequence ATGTTCAAGAAAGTCCTCATCGCCAATCGCGGCGAGATCGCCTGCCGCATCGCCGCCACCCTCCAGGAGATGGGCATCACCGCCGTCGGCGTCTATTCCGACCCCGACCGCCGCGCGCTGCACGTCCGCGCCTGTGACGAAGCCTATCCGCTTCCCGGCAACACTTCCGCCGAGACTTACCTGCGAGGCGAAAAGATCATCGAGCTCGCCAGGCTTCACGGCGTCGACGCCATCCACCCCGGCTACGGCTTCCTCTCCGAAAATGAAGACTTCGCCCAGGCGTGCCACGACGCCGGCATCACCTTCATCGGTCCATCCCCATTCGTCATCCGCGACATGGGCGACAAGATCATCGCCAAAGACACCTTCACCAAGGCCGGCGTGCCCGTCGTCCCCGGCTGGTCCGGCGACACGGCCATCGGCATCGACACCCTCAAGAAGGAGTCCGCGAAGATCGGCTACCCCGTCCTCATCAAGGCCGCCGCCGGTGGGGGGGGCAAGGGCATGCGCGTCGTCCCAAAGGAGTCCGACCTCGCCGCCGCCATCGAAGCCGCCCAGCGTGAGGCCGGCGCCGCCTTCGGCGACAGCCGCGTCTTCATCGAAAAGTACATCACCAACCCGCGCCACGTAGAGATTCAGATCTTCGGCGACACCCACGGAAACGCCGTCCACCTCTTCGAGCGCGAGTGCTCCGTCCAGCGCCGCCATCAGAAGATCATCGAAGAGTCACCCTCCCCGGCCCTCTCGCCGGAGCTCCGCGCCAAAATGGGCGAGGCCGCCGTCGCCGCTGCCAAGGCCATCGGCTACAGCAACGCCGGCACCGTCGAGTTCATCCTCGACCAAAGCGGCAACTTCTACTTCCTCGAAGTCAACACCCGCCTGCAGGTCGAGCACCCCGTCACCGAGATGGTTACCCACCGCGACCTCGTCCGCGCCCAGCTCGCCGTCGCCCTCGGTGGAAAGCTCCCCTTCACCCAGGTCGATCTCAAACAGGAAGGCCACGCCATCGAGTGCCGCATCTACGCCGAAGACGCTGCCCGCGGTTTCCTCCCGTCCATCGGCGTCCTCGAACGCTACATCGAACCGCGCGGCCCCGGCATCCGCATCGACACCGGTGTCGCCCAGGGGTCCGAGGTCTCCGTCTACTACGACCCCATGCTCGCCAAGCTCGTCTGCTGGGCGCGCACCCGCGAAGAGGCGATCGATAAGACCATTCGCGCCCTGGACCGCTACGTCATCATGGGCGTGACGACCAACGTCGCCTTCCTGCGCGATGTCCTCGCGCATCCCGAGTTCCGCGCCGGCAATCTGCACACCCATTTCCTCGAGCAGCACGCCATCGCCGCCGCCGCGCCGGGCAACCCTCCGACCGAGGCCCTGATCGCCGCCGCCGTCGCCGCACGCCTCGGCCGCGCTGCCGCAAAGGCTTCGCTCGGAGCAGCCATCGCCGCCCCCGGCCCCTGGGAATCGGCCGGCCGCTGGCGTGGCCCCTAA
- a CDS encoding enoyl-CoA hydratase/isomerase family protein — MPEYLKTLRDGSITKVYLARPNLHNAFNDDMMRELTDAFTRLGADPAVRVIVLAAEGKSFCAGADINWMKRMVGYSLEENIADSRVLSKMLRTIRECPKPVIARVHGATYGGGVGLVAACDMAVALTKANFCLSEVKLGILPAVISPFVLEKIGPGEARRYALTAEVFSGAEARRIGLVNEACESIEEMDACIDKLAGSLAANGPSALTHCKRILSAVAGVPWDRVEDITTKKISELRVSPEGQEGLKAFLEKRKPNWITE; from the coding sequence ATGCCAGAGTATCTAAAAACCTTACGCGATGGCTCGATCACCAAAGTTTACCTGGCCCGCCCCAACCTCCACAACGCTTTCAACGACGACATGATGCGCGAGCTCACCGACGCCTTCACGCGCCTCGGCGCGGACCCCGCCGTTCGCGTCATCGTCCTCGCCGCCGAGGGCAAGAGCTTCTGCGCCGGGGCCGACATCAACTGGATGAAGCGCATGGTCGGCTACTCCCTCGAGGAAAACATCGCCGATTCCCGCGTCCTGTCCAAGATGCTCCGCACCATCCGCGAATGCCCCAAGCCCGTCATCGCCCGCGTCCACGGCGCGACCTACGGCGGCGGCGTCGGCCTCGTCGCCGCCTGTGACATGGCCGTAGCACTGACCAAGGCGAACTTCTGTCTCAGCGAGGTCAAGCTCGGTATCCTGCCCGCCGTGATCTCGCCGTTCGTCCTGGAAAAGATCGGCCCAGGCGAGGCCCGCCGCTACGCCCTGACCGCCGAAGTCTTCAGCGGCGCCGAGGCCCGCCGCATCGGCCTTGTCAACGAGGCCTGCGAATCCATCGAAGAGATGGACGCCTGCATCGACAAGCTGGCAGGCTCCCTCGCCGCCAATGGCCCAAGCGCCCTCACCCACTGCAAGCGCATCCTCTCCGCGGTCGCCGGCGTACCCTGGGACCGCGTCGAAGACATCACCACGAAAAAAATCTCCGAGCTGCGCGTCTCCCCCGAGGGACAGGAAGGCCTCAAAGCATTCCTCGAAAAGCGAAAACCAAACTGGATCACCGAGTAA
- a CDS encoding type II toxin-antitoxin system HicB family antitoxin has product MDYTVVIEKADDGSYSAYVPDLPGCVSCGDTQGQALDAIREAITGHIELLRESGEPVPPARSIASVVHAA; this is encoded by the coding sequence GTGGACTACACCGTGGTCATTGAAAAAGCAGACGACGGAAGCTACAGCGCCTACGTGCCGGACCTTCCCGGATGCGTGTCTTGCGGTGACACGCAGGGGCAGGCCCTGGACGCGATCCGCGAGGCGATCACCGGCCATATTGAGCTACTTCGAGAATCGGGCGAGCCCGTGCCGCCGGCCCGATCTATTGCTAGCGTGGTTCACGCTGCGTGA
- a CDS encoding type II toxin-antitoxin system HicA family toxin, translating to MKYRELKERIEKDGWQHVRTTGSHLHFRHPTKKGVVTIPGGGKLGRDIPPGTLRSVLRQAGLIQEN from the coding sequence TTGAAGTACCGCGAGCTCAAGGAGCGGATCGAGAAGGATGGGTGGCAGCACGTCCGCACCACGGGCAGTCACTTGCATTTTCGTCACCCCACGAAAAAAGGCGTTGTTACAATACCAGGTGGAGGAAAGCTCGGACGAGACATCCCGCCGGGAACGCTCCGATCCGTGTTACGACAGGCGGGTCTGATTCAGGAGAATTAA